Proteins encoded by one window of Lathyrus oleraceus cultivar Zhongwan6 chromosome 1, CAAS_Psat_ZW6_1.0, whole genome shotgun sequence:
- the LOC127117343 gene encoding uncharacterized protein LOC127117343, which translates to MERQRRNTKKYSFRQPDLKELRNLTSYVLDPLGFKARFGKLLPLLTTQVDEGLMSVLVQFYDPLYRCFTFPDFQLFPTLEEYAYLVGIPVLDQLPFSGLERVPTSQEIADMLHIDESLVGAHMTTKGGTQGLPSEFLISQATMYGKAMSEDAFEAIFVLLIYGLVLFPNIDKFVDVNGIRIFSTLNPVPTLLGDTYFSLHMRNAKGGGAIVCCLPLLYKWFISHLPQTVAFKENKECLRWSTRLMSLTNDDISWYNRVYDGVQIIDFCGEFSNVPLLGTCGGINYNPILARRQLGFPLKDKPNNILLEGVFFQDGKDPQGLKARMVRAWRKIHRKERKELGPKNCITLEPYTVWVRKRAFEYLMPYEYPRPTPMIMVGPSTLPNQGVEELIDEDRSRAWCSTSNLHLSLYIHSHIRS; encoded by the coding sequence atggaaagacaaagaaggaatacaaagaagtacagtttcagacaaccagacttgaaagagttaaggaatttgacatcttatgtattagatcccttgggtttcaaagctcgttttgggaagcttcttcctcttctgactactcaggtggatgaaggattgatgagtgtattggtgcagttttacgatcctttgtaccgttgcttcacgtttccggattttcagctttttcctacacttgaggagtatgcttatcttgtgggtatacctgttctggatcagttgccgttcagtggcttggaaagggttcccacttctcaagagatagctgacatgttacacatagatgaatctctggttggtgctcatatgactaccaaaggaggaactcaaggtctcccttctgagttcctcatttctcaagctactatgtatgggaaggccatgagtgaggatgcctttgaggccatatttgtacttctcatctatgggttagtgttattccccaacatcgacaagtttgtggatgtgaacggtattaggattttctctactcttaatcctgttccgactctgttgggcgatacctacttctctttgcatatgaggaatgcaaagggtggtggcgccattgtgtgttgtttgccgctgttgtataagtggtttatttctcacttacctcagacggtcgctttcaaggagaacaaggaatgtctacggtggtccacgagacttatgtctctcactaatgatgatatctcttggtataaccgtgtgtatgatggtgtgcaaattattgacttttgtggagaattctccaatgtacctcttcttggtacatgtggtgggattaactacaatcctattttggcacgtcggcaacttgggttccccctaaaggataaacccaataacattctgttagagggtgtattctttcaggatggtaaagatccccaaggtttgaaagctaggatggtccgcgcttggcgcaagatccataggaaagaaaggaaagagttgggtcctaagaattgcatcactttggagccttacactgtttgggttaggaagagggcgtttgagtatctcatgccttacgagtatccgagacctacacctatgattatggttgggccttcaaccctccctaatcaaggagtagaggagttgatagacgaagaccgttcacgtgcctggtgtagcacctcaaatttgcacctatcattgtacatacattctcatattaggtcataa